In Streptomyces ambofaciens ATCC 23877, a single genomic region encodes these proteins:
- a CDS encoding type I polyketide synthase, with protein MANEEKLRAYLKRVTGELHRATEQLRALDRRAHEPIAIVGAACRLPGGVESPDDLWELLHAGADAVGPAPADRGWDVEGRYSPDPDTPGTSYCREGGFVQGADRFDPALFGISPNEALTMDPQQRLLLETSWEALERAGLDPQSLAGSRTGVFAGAWESGYQKGVEGLEADLEAQLLAGIVSFTAGRVAYALGLEGPALTIDTACSSSLVALHLAVQSLRRGECDLALAGGATVIADFALFTQFSRQRGLAPDGRCKAFGETADGFGPAEGAGMLLVERLSDARRNGHPVLAVVRGSAVNQDGASNGLTAPSGPAQQRVIREALADAGLTPADVDAVEAHGTGTPLGDPIEAGALMATYGHERTGDPLWLGSLKSNIGHTQAAAGVAGVIKMVLALRHGELPRTLHASTASSRIEWDAGAVELLDEARPWPRRAEGPRRAGISSFGISGTNAHLVIEEEPPARPEPEEAAQPPAPATTVLPLSAAGARSLREQARRLAAHLAGHEEITAADAARSAATTRAALSHRASVLADDRRALIDRLTALAEDRKDPGVTVGEAGSGRPPVFVFPGQGSQWTGMGAELLDRAPVFRAKAEECARALAAHLDWSVLDVLRDAPGAPPIDRADVVQPTLFTMMVSLAALWESHGVRPAAVVGHSQGEIAAAHAAGALSLDDAARVIAERSRLWKRLAGNGGMLSVMAPADRVRELMEPWAERMSVAAVNGPASVTVAGDARALEEFGGRLSAAGVLRWPLAGVDFAGHSPQVEQFRAELLDTLGTVRPTAARLPFFSTVTAAAHEPEGLDAAYWYRNMREPVEFASTLRTLLREGHRTFVEMGPHPLLGAAIDEVAEAEGVHATALATLHRGSGGLDRFRSSVGAAFAHGVRVDWDALFEGSGARRVPLPTYAFSRDRYWLPTAIGRRAVEAAPVDASAPGRYRVTWTPVASDDSGRPSGRWLLVQTPGTAPDEADTAASALGAAGVVVERCLLDPTEAARVTLTERLAELDAQPEGLAGVLVLPGRPQSTAPADASPLDPGTAAVLLVVQAVPDAAPKARIWVVTRGAVAVGSGEVPCAVGARVWGLGRVAALEVPVQWGGLVDVAVGAGVREWRRVVGVVAGGGEDQVAVRGGGVFGRRLVGVGVRGGSGVWRARGCVVVTGGLGGVGGHVARWLARSGAEHVVLAGRRGGGVVGAVELERELVGLGAKVTFVSCDVGDRASMVGLLGVVEGLGVPLRGVFHAAGVAQVSGLGEVSLAEAGGVLGGKAVGAELLDELTAGVELDAFVLFSSGAGVWGSGGQSVYAAANAHLDALAERRRAQGRPATSVAWGLWGGEGMGADEGVTEFYAERGLAPMRPESGIEALHTALNEGDTCVTVADIDWEHFVTGFTAYRPSPLISDIPQVRALRTPEPTVDASDGLRRRVDAALTPRERTKVLVDLVRTVAAEVLGHDGIGGIGHDVAFRDLGFDSLAAVRMRGRLAEATGLVLPATVIFDHPTVDRLGGALLERLSADEPAPGGAPEPAGGRPATPPPAPEPAVHDADIDELDADALIRLATGTAGPADGTPADGGPDAAATAPDGAPEQ; from the coding sequence ATGGCGAACGAAGAGAAGCTGCGCGCCTACCTCAAGCGCGTGACGGGTGAGCTGCACCGGGCCACCGAGCAGCTGCGTGCCCTGGACCGGCGGGCCCACGAGCCGATCGCGATCGTCGGGGCGGCCTGCCGACTCCCCGGCGGCGTCGAGAGTCCGGACGACCTGTGGGAGCTGCTGCACGCCGGTGCCGACGCGGTCGGCCCGGCCCCCGCCGACCGCGGCTGGGACGTGGAGGGAAGGTACTCGCCCGACCCCGACACGCCCGGCACCTCGTACTGCCGCGAGGGCGGCTTCGTGCAGGGGGCCGACCGGTTCGACCCCGCCCTCTTCGGCATCTCGCCCAACGAGGCGCTCACCATGGACCCCCAGCAGCGGCTGCTGCTGGAGACCTCCTGGGAGGCGCTGGAGCGAGCCGGTCTGGACCCCCAGTCCCTGGCGGGCAGCCGGACCGGCGTGTTCGCCGGGGCGTGGGAGAGCGGCTACCAGAAGGGCGTCGAAGGGCTCGAAGCCGATCTGGAGGCCCAACTCCTGGCCGGCATCGTCAGCTTCACCGCCGGCCGCGTCGCCTACGCCCTGGGCCTGGAGGGCCCGGCGCTGACGATCGACACGGCCTGCTCCTCGTCGCTGGTGGCACTGCACCTGGCGGTGCAGTCACTGCGCCGGGGCGAGTGCGACCTCGCACTGGCGGGCGGCGCCACGGTCATCGCCGACTTCGCGCTCTTCACCCAGTTCTCCCGGCAGCGCGGGCTCGCCCCCGACGGGCGGTGCAAGGCCTTCGGTGAGACGGCCGACGGCTTCGGCCCCGCCGAGGGCGCGGGGATGCTGCTGGTCGAGCGGCTGTCGGACGCCCGCCGCAACGGGCACCCGGTGCTGGCGGTGGTGCGGGGCAGTGCCGTCAACCAGGACGGTGCGAGCAATGGGCTGACGGCGCCGAGTGGTCCTGCGCAGCAGCGGGTGATCCGTGAGGCGCTGGCCGACGCGGGGCTGACGCCCGCCGACGTGGACGCGGTCGAGGCGCACGGCACCGGCACGCCGCTCGGCGACCCCATCGAGGCCGGCGCGCTCATGGCGACGTACGGGCACGAACGGACGGGCGACCCGCTGTGGCTGGGTTCGCTGAAGTCGAACATCGGGCACACCCAGGCCGCCGCCGGCGTGGCCGGGGTGATCAAGATGGTGCTGGCGCTGCGCCACGGTGAGCTGCCGCGCACCCTGCACGCGTCGACGGCGTCCTCCAGGATCGAATGGGACGCGGGCGCCGTGGAGTTGCTGGACGAGGCCAGGCCCTGGCCCCGGCGTGCCGAGGGGCCGCGCCGGGCGGGCATCTCCTCGTTCGGCATCAGCGGCACCAACGCGCACCTCGTCATCGAGGAGGAGCCGCCCGCCCGGCCGGAGCCCGAGGAGGCCGCGCAGCCGCCCGCCCCGGCCACCACCGTCCTCCCGCTGTCGGCCGCCGGCGCGCGATCCCTGCGCGAGCAGGCCCGCAGGCTCGCCGCGCACCTGGCCGGCCACGAGGAGATCACCGCCGCCGACGCCGCCCGCTCCGCCGCCACCACCCGTGCCGCGCTCTCGCACCGGGCCTCGGTCCTGGCCGACGACCGGCGGGCGCTGATCGACAGGCTGACCGCGCTGGCGGAGGACAGGAAGGACCCCGGCGTCACCGTCGGCGAGGCGGGCAGCGGCCGGCCCCCCGTCTTCGTCTTCCCGGGACAGGGCTCCCAGTGGACGGGCATGGGCGCCGAACTCCTGGACAGGGCACCGGTCTTCCGCGCCAAGGCCGAGGAGTGCGCGCGGGCCCTCGCGGCCCACCTCGACTGGTCGGTGCTCGACGTCCTGCGCGACGCGCCCGGCGCCCCGCCGATCGACCGCGCGGACGTCGTCCAGCCGACCCTGTTCACCATGATGGTCTCCCTCGCGGCGCTGTGGGAGTCCCACGGTGTACGGCCCGCCGCCGTGGTCGGCCACTCCCAAGGCGAGATCGCCGCCGCCCACGCGGCCGGTGCCCTGTCCCTCGACGACGCGGCCCGCGTGATCGCCGAGCGCAGCAGGCTCTGGAAGCGGCTGGCCGGAAACGGCGGCATGCTCTCCGTGATGGCCCCGGCCGACCGGGTCCGCGAACTGATGGAGCCCTGGGCGGAGCGGATGTCCGTGGCCGCCGTCAACGGCCCCGCCTCGGTCACCGTGGCCGGTGACGCGCGGGCGCTGGAGGAGTTCGGCGGCCGGCTCTCCGCCGCCGGGGTGCTGCGCTGGCCCCTCGCCGGCGTCGACTTCGCCGGACACTCACCCCAGGTGGAGCAGTTCCGCGCCGAGCTCCTCGACACGCTGGGCACCGTCCGCCCGACCGCCGCCCGGCTGCCCTTCTTCTCCACCGTGACCGCCGCGGCGCACGAGCCCGAAGGCCTGGACGCCGCGTACTGGTACCGGAACATGCGCGAACCCGTGGAGTTCGCGTCCACCCTGCGGACGCTGCTGCGCGAGGGCCACCGCACCTTCGTCGAGATGGGCCCGCACCCCCTGCTGGGCGCCGCGATCGACGAGGTCGCCGAGGCCGAGGGCGTGCACGCCACCGCCCTCGCCACCCTCCACCGCGGCTCCGGCGGCCTGGACCGGTTCCGCTCCTCGGTGGGCGCCGCGTTCGCCCACGGAGTACGGGTCGACTGGGACGCCCTCTTCGAGGGCTCCGGCGCCCGCCGGGTCCCGCTGCCCACCTACGCCTTCAGCCGGGACCGGTACTGGCTGCCCACCGCCATCGGCCGGCGCGCCGTCGAGGCGGCCCCCGTCGACGCGTCCGCCCCCGGGCGCTACCGCGTCACCTGGACACCCGTGGCATCCGACGACTCCGGCCGGCCCTCCGGGCGCTGGCTGCTGGTGCAGACCCCCGGCACCGCGCCGGACGAGGCGGACACCGCGGCGTCGGCCCTCGGTGCGGCCGGGGTGGTCGTGGAGCGCTGCCTGCTGGATCCCACCGAGGCCGCGCGCGTCACGCTCACCGAGCGACTGGCCGAACTGGACGCGCAGCCGGAGGGCCTGGCCGGCGTGCTGGTGCTGCCCGGCCGTCCGCAGAGCACCGCACCGGCCGACGCCTCCCCGCTCGACCCGGGGACGGCCGCCGTCCTGCTCGTGGTCCAGGCCGTGCCGGACGCCGCTCCGAAGGCCCGGATCTGGGTGGTGACGCGGGGTGCGGTGGCGGTGGGGTCGGGTGAGGTGCCGTGTGCGGTGGGTGCGCGGGTGTGGGGTCTGGGGCGGGTGGCTGCGTTGGAGGTGCCGGTGCAGTGGGGTGGGTTGGTGGATGTGGCGGTGGGGGCGGGTGTGCGTGAGTGGCGTCGTGTGGTGGGTGTGGTTGCGGGGGGTGGTGAGGATCAGGTGGCGGTGCGTGGTGGGGGTGTGTTCGGTCGTCGTCTGGTGGGTGTGGGGGTGCGGGGTGGTTCGGGGGTGTGGCGTGCGCGGGGGTGTGTGGTGGTGACGGGTGGGTTGGGTGGTGTGGGGGGTCATGTGGCGCGGTGGTTGGCGCGTTCGGGTGCGGAGCATGTGGTGTTGGCGGGGCGTCGGGGTGGTGGGGTTGTGGGGGCGGTGGAGTTGGAGCGGGAGTTGGTGGGGTTGGGGGCGAAGGTGACGTTCGTTTCGTGTGATGTGGGGGATCGGGCGTCGATGGTGGGGTTGTTGGGTGTGGTGGAGGGGTTGGGGGTGCCGTTGCGTGGTGTGTTTCATGCGGCGGGGGTGGCTCAGGTGTCGGGGTTGGGTGAGGTGTCGTTGGCGGAGGCGGGTGGTGTGTTGGGGGGTAAGGCGGTGGGGGCTGAGTTGTTGGACGAGTTGACGGCGGGTGTGGAGCTGGATGCGTTCGTGTTGTTCTCGTCGGGTGCTGGGGTGTGGGGGAGTGGGGGGCAGTCGGTGTATGCGGCGGCCAATGCGCATCTGGATGCGTTGGCGGAGCGTCGTCGTGCGCAGGGGCGTCCCGCGACCTCCGTCGCCTGGGGCCTGTGGGGCGGCGAGGGCATGGGAGCGGACGAAGGCGTCACGGAGTTCTACGCCGAGCGCGGCCTCGCCCCCATGCGGCCCGAGTCGGGCATCGAGGCACTGCACACGGCACTGAACGAGGGCGACACCTGCGTCACGGTCGCCGACATCGACTGGGAACACTTCGTCACCGGGTTCACCGCCTACCGGCCCAGCCCGCTGATCTCCGACATCCCCCAGGTCCGCGCGTTGCGCACGCCCGAACCCACCGTGGACGCCTCGGACGGACTGCGCCGGCGCGTCGACGCCGCCCTCACCCCGCGCGAGCGCACCAAGGTCCTGGTCGACCTGGTCCGCACGGTGGCGGCGGAGGTCCTCGGTCACGACGGGATCGGCGGCATCGGCCACGACGTGGCCTTCCGGGACCTCGGCTTCGACTCGCTGGCCGCGGTGCGGATGCGCGGCCGGCTGGCCGAGGCGACCGGACTCGTACTGCCCGCGACGGTCATCTTCGACCACCCCACCGTGGACCGGCTCGGCGGCGCGCTGCTGGAGCGGCTGTCCGCGGACGAACCCGCGCCCGGCGGGGCGCCGGAGCCCGCCGGGGGGAGGCCCGCGACCCCACCGCCCGCACCGGAGCCGGCCGTCCACGACGCCGACATCGACGAACTCGACGCGGACGCCCTGATCCGGCTGGCCACGGGAACCGCCGGACCGGCCGACGGCACGCCGGCCGACGGCGGGCCCGACGCGGCGGCGACCGCCCCCGACGGAGCACCGGAGCAGTAG